A section of the Lutra lutra chromosome 3, mLutLut1.2, whole genome shotgun sequence genome encodes:
- the LIG4 gene encoding DNA ligase 4 yields MAASQTSPTVASRVPFADLCSTLERIQRSKGRAEKIRHFREFLDSWRRFHDALHKNQKDVKDSFYPAMRLILPQLERERMAYGIKETMLAKLYIELLNLPKGGKDALKLLNYRTPTGTRGDAGDFATIAYFVLKPRCLQKGSLTIQQVNDILDSIASNNSARRKDLIKKSLLQLISQSSALEQKWLIRMIVKDLKLGFSEQSVFSVFHNDAAELHNVTTDLEKVCRQLHDPSVGLSDISITLFSAFKPMLAAIADIERIEKDMKHQSFYIETKLDGERMQMHKQGGEYQYFSRNGFNFTDQFGKSPQEGSLTPFIHSAFKTDIQICILDGEMMAFNPNTQTFMQKGTKFDIKRMVEDADLQTCYCVFDVLMVNNKKLGRETLKKRYEILTSVFTPIPGRIEIVQKTQAHTQKEVIDALNEAIDKREEGIMIKHPLSIYKPDKRGEGWLKIKPEYVDGLVDELDILIVGGYWGKGSRGGMMSHFLCAVAETPPPGERPSVFHTLCRVGSGYTMKELYDLGLKLAKHWKPFHRKAPPSSILCGTEKPEVYIEPCHSVIVQVKATEIVPSDMYKTGCTLRFPRIERIREDKEWHECATLDGLEQLRGKASGKLASRHLYVGDSDEPQEKKRKAAPKMRKVIGIIEHLKAPNLSNVNKVSNIFEDVEFCVMSGTDGHPKPDLENRIAEFGGYIVQNPGPDTYCVIAGSENIRVKNIVSSDKHDVVKPEWLLECFKTKSCVPWQPHFMIHMCPSTKEHFAREYDCYGDSYFVDTDLNRLKEVFSGIKNSGAQAPGEMPSVIADLEHRYSWDRCPLSMFRHCVVYVDLYAVINDLSTSVEGTRLAIMALELRFHGAKVVSHLAQGVSHVIVGEDQSRVAHLKAFRRTLKRKFKILQQDWVIDSVDKCELQEENRYLV; encoded by the coding sequence ATGGCCGCCTCACAGACTTCACCAACTGTTGCGTCTCGTGTTCCTTTTGCAGACTTGTGCTCAACGTTAGAACGAATACAGAGAAGTAAAGGACGAGCAGAAAAAATCAGACACTTCAGGGAATTTTTAGATTCTTGGAGAAGATTTCACGATGCCCTTCATAAGAACCAAAAAGATGTCAAAGACTCTTTTTATCCAGCAATGAGACTTATTCTTCCTcagctggaaagagagagaatggcgTATGGAATCAAGGAGACCATGCTTGCTAAACTTTATATTGAATTGCTTAATTTGCCTAAAGGAGGAAAAGATGCCCTTAAACTTTTAAATTACAGAACGCCCACCGGAACTCGTGGAGATGCTGGTGACTTTGCAACAATTGCATATTTTGTGTTGAAACCAAGATGTTTGCAGAAAGGAAGTTTAACCATACAGCAGGTAAATGACATTTTAGACTCAATTGCCAGCAATAATTCTGCCAGAAGAAAGGACCTAATTAAGAAGAGTCTTCTTCAGCTAATAAGTCAGAGTTCAGCACTGGAACAGAAGTGGCTTATACGGATGATTGTAAAGGACTTAAAACTCGGTTTCAGTGAACAGTCcgtattttctgttttccataatgatGCTGCCGAGTTGCATAACGTCACCACAGATCTGGAAAAAGTCTGCAGGCAGCTGCATGATCCTTCCGTAGGACTCAGTGACATTTCCATCACTTTATTCTCAGCCTTTAAACCGATGCTGGCTGCTATAGCAGACATTGAGCGGATCGAGAAGGACATGAAACACCAGAGCTTCTACATTGAAACCAAGCTCGATGGGGAGCGCATGCaaatgcacaagcagggtggggagtACCAGTACTTCTCCCGAAACGGATTTAACTTCACGGATCAGTTCGGCAAGTCTCCACAGGAAGGTTCTCTTACACCATTCATTCACAGTGCGTtcaaaacagacatacagatctgTATCCTGGATGGCGAGATGATGGCCTTCAACCCTAACACACAGACTTTCATGCAAAAGGGGACTAAGTTTGATATCAAAAGAATGGTGGAGGATGCTGATCTGCAGACTTGTTACTGTGTGTTTGATGTCCTGATGGTTAATAATAAAAAGCTGGGACGTGAGACCCTGAAGAAGAGGTATGAGATCCTTACCAGTGTTTTTACACCAATACCAGGTAGGATAGAAATAGTGCAGAAGACACAAGCTCATACTCAGAAAGAGGTGATCGATGCTTTGAATGAAGCAATAGATAAAAGGGAAGAAGGGATCATGATAAAACATCCTCTGTCGATTTACAAGCCAGACAAAAGAGGCGAAGGATGGCTAAAGATTAAACCGGAGTACGTGGACGGGCTGGTGGATGAGCTGGACATCTTAATCGTCGGGGGCTACTGGGGCAAGGGTTCACGAGGGGGAATGATGTCTCATTTCTTATGTGCCGTAGCAGAGACGCCGCCTCCTGGGGAAAGACCATCAGTGTTTCATACCCTGTGCCGCGTCGGGTCAGGCTACACCATGAAAGAACTATACGATCTGGGTTTGAAGTTGGCCAAACACTGGAAGCCTTTCCATAGGAAAGCTCCACCGAGCAGCATTTTATGTGGAACAGAGAAGCCAGAGGTGTACATCGAGCCTTGTCATTCTGTCATTGTTCAGGTTAAGGCCACGGAGATCGTCCCCAGCGATATGTATAAGACTGGCTGCACGCTGCGCTTTCCACGAATTGAGAGGATCAGAGAAGACAAAGAGTGGCACGAGTGCGCCACCCTGGACGGGCTGGAGCAGCTTCGCGGAAAAGCGTCGGGAAAGCTGGCTTCCAGACACCTTTACGTCGGCGACAGCGATGAGCCACAAGAAAAGAAGCGGAAAGCTGCCCCGAAGATGAGGAAAGTTATCGGCATTATCGAGCACTTAAAAGCACCCAACCTTTCTAATGTAAACAAAGTGTCTAATATATTTGAAGACGTGGAGTTCTGTGTCATGAGCGGCACGGACGGCCATCCGAAGCCTGATCTGGAGAACAGAATTGCAGAATTTGGGGGTTACATAGTGCAGAATCCAGGCCCAGACACGTACTGCGTCATTGCAGGGTCCGAGAACATCAGAGTGAAAAACATAGTTTCTTCGGACAAACACGATGTTGTCAAGCCCGAGTGGCTGTTGGAGTGTTTTAAGACCAAAAGCTGCGTGCCGTGGCAGCCTCACTTTATGATTCACATGTGCCCGTCGACAAAGGAGCATTTTGCCCGTGAATACGATTGTTACGGTGACAGTTATTTCGTTGATACGGATTTGAACCGACTGAAGGAAGTGTTCTCAGGAATTAAAAATTCCGGCGCACAAGCTCCTGGAGAAATGCCTTCTGTGATTGCTGATTTAGAGCATCGGTATTCCTGGGACCGCTGCCCTCTCAGTATGTTTCGGCACTGCGTTGTTTACGTGGACTTGTATGCGGTCATTAATGACTTGAGTACCAGCGTCGAGGGAACAAGATTAGCCATTATGGCTTTGGAGCTTCGATTTCATGGAGCCAAAGTGGTTTCTCATTTAGCTCAGGGAGTGTCTCATGTCATCGTGGGGGAGGATCAGAGTCGTGTGGCACATTTAAAAGCTTTTCGAAGAACTCTTAAGAGGAAGTTTAAAATCCTGCAACAAGATTGGGTCATTGATTCAGTAGACAAGTGTGAGTTGCAGGAGGAAAATCGGTATTTGGTTTAA
- the ABHD13 gene encoding protein ABHD13 isoform X1, which translates to MEKSWMLWNFVERWLIALASWSWALCRISLLPLIVTFHLYGGIILLLLIFVSIAGILYKFQDVLLYFPEQPSSSRLYVPMPTGIPHENIFIRTKDGVRLNLILIRYTGDNSPYSPTIIYFHGNAGNIGHRLPNALLMLVNLKVNLLLVDYRGYGKSEGEASEEGLCLDSEAVLDYVMTRPDLDKTKIFLFGRSLGGAVAIHLASENSHRISAIMVENTFLSIPHMASTLFSFFPMRYLPLWCYKNKFLSYRKISQCRMPSLFISGLSDQLIPPVMMKQLYELSPSRTKRLAIFPDGTHNDTWQCQGYFPALEQFIREVLKSHSPEEMAKTSSNVTII; encoded by the coding sequence ATGGAAAAGTCCTGGATGCTGTGGAACTTTGTTGAAAGATGGCTAATAGCCTTGGCTTCCTGGTCTTGGGCTCTTTGCCGTATTTCTCTTTTACCTTTGATCGTGACTTTTCATCTGTACGGGGGCATTATCTTACTTTTGTTAATATTCGTATCAATAGCAGGTATTCTATATAAATTCCAGGATGTATTGCTTTATTTTCCAGAACAGCCATCTTCTTCACGCCTTTATGTTCCCATGCCCACTGGGATTCcccatgaaaacattttcatcagaACCAAAGATGGAGTGCGTCTGAATCTTATTTTGATAAGATACACTGGAGACAATTCCCCCTATTCCCcaactataatttattttcacgGGAACGCAGGCAACATAGGTCACAGGTTACCGAATGCGTTGCTTATGTTGGTTAACCTCAAAGTCAATCTTTTGCTTGTTGATTACCGGGGCTATGGGAAAAGCGAAGGAGAAGCCAGTGAAGAAGGACTCTGCTTGGACTCCGAGGCTGTCCTAGACTATGTGATGACTAGACCTGACCTTGACAAGACAAAAATTTTCCTTTTCGGCCGTTCCTTGGGAGGAGCCGTGGCTATTCACTTGGCTTCTGAAAATTCACACAGGATTTCAGCCATTATGGTAGAGAACACGTTTCTAAGCATACCGCATATGGCCAgcactttattttccttctttccgaTGCGTTACCTTCCTTTATGGtgctacaaaaataaattcttgtcCTACAGAAAAATCTCTCAGTGCAGAATGCCTTCTCTTTTCATCTCTGGACTCTCTGACCAGTTAATTCCGCCAGTGATGATGAAGCAACTCTATGAGCTCTCCCCGTCTCGGACTAAGAGATTGGCCATTTTTCCTGACGGGACTCACAATGACACGTGGCAGTGCCAGGGCTACTTTCCTGCCCTCGAACAGTTCATCAGAGAAGTCCTCAAAAGTCATTCTCCGGAAGAAATGGCAAAAACTTCCTCTAACGTAACAATCATCTAA
- the ABHD13 gene encoding protein ABHD13 isoform X2, with product MPTGIPHENIFIRTKDGVRLNLILIRYTGDNSPYSPTIIYFHGNAGNIGHRLPNALLMLVNLKVNLLLVDYRGYGKSEGEASEEGLCLDSEAVLDYVMTRPDLDKTKIFLFGRSLGGAVAIHLASENSHRISAIMVENTFLSIPHMASTLFSFFPMRYLPLWCYKNKFLSYRKISQCRMPSLFISGLSDQLIPPVMMKQLYELSPSRTKRLAIFPDGTHNDTWQCQGYFPALEQFIREVLKSHSPEEMAKTSSNVTII from the coding sequence ATGCCCACTGGGATTCcccatgaaaacattttcatcagaACCAAAGATGGAGTGCGTCTGAATCTTATTTTGATAAGATACACTGGAGACAATTCCCCCTATTCCCcaactataatttattttcacgGGAACGCAGGCAACATAGGTCACAGGTTACCGAATGCGTTGCTTATGTTGGTTAACCTCAAAGTCAATCTTTTGCTTGTTGATTACCGGGGCTATGGGAAAAGCGAAGGAGAAGCCAGTGAAGAAGGACTCTGCTTGGACTCCGAGGCTGTCCTAGACTATGTGATGACTAGACCTGACCTTGACAAGACAAAAATTTTCCTTTTCGGCCGTTCCTTGGGAGGAGCCGTGGCTATTCACTTGGCTTCTGAAAATTCACACAGGATTTCAGCCATTATGGTAGAGAACACGTTTCTAAGCATACCGCATATGGCCAgcactttattttccttctttccgaTGCGTTACCTTCCTTTATGGtgctacaaaaataaattcttgtcCTACAGAAAAATCTCTCAGTGCAGAATGCCTTCTCTTTTCATCTCTGGACTCTCTGACCAGTTAATTCCGCCAGTGATGATGAAGCAACTCTATGAGCTCTCCCCGTCTCGGACTAAGAGATTGGCCATTTTTCCTGACGGGACTCACAATGACACGTGGCAGTGCCAGGGCTACTTTCCTGCCCTCGAACAGTTCATCAGAGAAGTCCTCAAAAGTCATTCTCCGGAAGAAATGGCAAAAACTTCCTCTAACGTAACAATCATCTAA